A genome region from Alphaproteobacteria bacterium includes the following:
- a CDS encoding CoA ester lyase — protein sequence MDSTRIRPRRSLIFAPGNKPEMFPKALKTDADIVTVDLEDAVAPNYKDDARAKTMALFESAQPDDGVECVVRINCLRTPEGLRDVLAILNSETPPPALMLTKVKTPDEVRLLDELLTGSHGHIRFHVIIETNDGLDAAYEIARASPRIDSLLFGAVDMAAELRTEVNWETLLYTRSRLVHAAAGADVDLIDVPFLDLEDQAGLEAEAKACAALGFTGKAAIHPKQIPVVNAVFSPSAEDLDRARRIIDAFETGNSGLVVIDGKLIEKPVLRSMHRMVAIAERIA from the coding sequence ATGGATTCCACTCGCATTCGGCCGCGGCGTAGCCTGATCTTCGCCCCCGGCAATAAGCCTGAGATGTTTCCCAAGGCGCTCAAAACTGACGCCGATATCGTCACTGTCGATCTCGAAGACGCGGTGGCGCCAAATTACAAGGACGATGCGCGCGCCAAAACCATGGCGCTGTTCGAAAGCGCCCAGCCCGATGACGGCGTGGAGTGCGTCGTGCGGATCAATTGCCTGCGTACGCCGGAGGGCTTGCGCGATGTGCTGGCGATCCTTAACAGCGAGACACCGCCGCCGGCGCTGATGCTGACCAAGGTCAAGACGCCCGATGAAGTGCGCCTGCTCGACGAGCTGCTGACTGGCTCACATGGGCATATCCGCTTCCATGTCATCATCGAGACCAACGATGGGCTCGATGCGGCATACGAGATAGCGCGTGCCTCGCCACGTATCGACTCGTTGCTCTTCGGTGCCGTCGACATGGCGGCGGAGCTGCGTACGGAAGTTAACTGGGAGACGCTGCTGTACACGCGCTCACGTCTCGTTCATGCGGCCGCTGGTGCAGATGTCGACCTGATCGATGTGCCTTTTCTCGATCTCGAGGACCAGGCCGGTCTTGAGGCCGAGGCGAAGGCCTGCGCGGCGCTCGGCTTCACCGGTAAGGCCGCGATCCATCCCAAGCAAATCCCCGTCGTCAACGCGGTGTTCAGCCCAAGTGCCGAAGATCTTGATAGGGCGCGGCGCATCATCGACGCCTTCGAGACAGGCAACAGCGGCCTCGTCGTGATAGACGGAAAGCTGATTGAGAAACCGGTCTTGCGTTCGATGCACCGCATGGTCGCCATCGCCGAGCGCATCGCATGA
- a CDS encoding sugar phosphate isomerase/epimerase family protein gives MKYSVCSGVLPELGPEQVVETLARHGYDGVEWRVNGEYHFSKATIDAEAPRIKAMCDARGIAVAGLTTFVEPDDDDDIRRMIAGAQGMGCPRFRFFSGRYDKSLGYRAILDATKIKLVNAQRLLDGSGVKGLIEVHFGTIACGPATARELVGECDPGLIGVIWDPGNMVIEGSMDLQMSVDILGEYIDHVHVKNTRWEPLEDGTWRWRFDELAEGTLNWAEAIGGLARIGYDGYLSFENLYRVPVKHRGFIGEDLTIGSDTIRDIDQRLSHELAYTRRLVVEA, from the coding sequence GTGAAATACAGCGTTTGTAGCGGCGTGTTACCCGAGCTCGGCCCCGAGCAGGTTGTCGAGACACTGGCCCGCCACGGCTATGACGGGGTCGAGTGGCGGGTCAACGGCGAATACCATTTTTCCAAGGCAACGATCGACGCTGAGGCACCCCGCATCAAGGCCATGTGCGACGCACGTGGCATCGCCGTCGCAGGCCTCACCACCTTCGTCGAACCCGACGACGACGACGATATCCGCCGCATGATTGCCGGCGCACAAGGCATGGGCTGTCCACGTTTCCGCTTTTTCAGTGGGCGCTACGACAAAAGCCTGGGCTATCGGGCTATTCTTGACGCCACGAAGATCAAGCTCGTGAATGCTCAACGCCTACTTGACGGCAGCGGTGTCAAAGGCCTTATCGAAGTTCATTTCGGCACCATCGCCTGCGGCCCAGCAACGGCGCGCGAGCTTGTCGGCGAGTGCGATCCGGGGCTTATCGGGGTGATCTGGGACCCTGGGAACATGGTAATCGAAGGCAGCATGGATTTGCAGATGAGCGTCGACATCCTGGGTGAATATATCGACCACGTGCACGTCAAGAATACACGCTGGGAGCCACTCGAAGACGGTACTTGGCGCTGGCGCTTTGACGAGTTGGCCGAGGGCACGCTGAACTGGGCCGAGGCCATCGGGGGGCTCGCGCGCATCGGCTATGACGGCTATCTATCGTTCGAGAACCTATACCGGGTGCCGGTGAAGCATCGCGGCTTCATTGGTGAAGACCTCACGATCGGCTCGGATACGATCCGCGACATCGACCAGCGCCTATCACACGAGCTCGCCTACACCCGCCGGCTGGTGGTTGAGGCCTAA
- a CDS encoding FAD-binding oxidoreductase produces the protein MKNNLRELRFWGWGYADETVAEDEVGEAVQHVCGKLGIKLPPAAAIPKLSDIVLSPPRVAVPGPLQDICSVHPRDRVSHTYGKSFADYARTLQRNFRSAPDVVAYPETEQQLVDSLDWATQARLAVVPFGAGSSVVGGIEHGDHDSACGRLTIDLRKLDQVLEVDKTSRAARIQAGIFGPALDAALKPHGLTLRHFPQSYEFSTLGGWIATRSGGHYATLYTHIDDFVENLRTVTPSGTLESRRLPGSGAGPSPDRLMIGSEGILGVITEAWMRLQDRPTFRAGTAVQFDDFHKAAEAVRSISQAGLFPSNCRLVDADEAAMSGAGDGSAHLVVLGFESADHQVGPWMECALECARDHGGRVPEESGDEGHRSGAAGRWRNAFMRMPYYREAIISRGIIQDTFETSTTWDRFAEFHANVKSAAEDAIRRVTGNTGLVTCRFTHTYPDGPAPYFTFHALSDVRVMLDQWREIKQAASEALMANGGTITHHHAVGRDHRPWYDRQRPDLFADALAAAKRQLDPHGLLNPGVLIDADHLDRRAKRVEL, from the coding sequence ATGAAAAATAATCTTCGAGAGTTAAGGTTCTGGGGCTGGGGCTATGCTGACGAGACGGTCGCAGAAGACGAGGTCGGCGAGGCCGTGCAGCATGTCTGTGGCAAGCTTGGCATCAAGCTGCCCCCGGCCGCGGCGATTCCGAAGCTTTCCGACATTGTGTTGTCGCCGCCGCGCGTCGCGGTGCCAGGGCCCTTGCAGGATATTTGTAGCGTCCATCCGCGTGATCGAGTCTCGCACACCTATGGTAAGTCATTTGCTGATTATGCGCGCACGCTGCAGCGAAATTTCCGGTCGGCGCCCGATGTTGTTGCCTATCCGGAGACCGAGCAGCAGCTCGTCGATTCCCTTGACTGGGCTACGCAGGCCCGCCTGGCGGTAGTACCTTTTGGGGCCGGCTCTTCGGTGGTCGGTGGCATCGAGCACGGGGACCACGACAGCGCGTGCGGTAGGCTGACCATCGACCTGCGCAAGCTCGACCAGGTGCTGGAGGTTGACAAGACATCGCGGGCGGCACGCATCCAGGCGGGTATTTTCGGCCCGGCCCTCGATGCGGCGCTGAAGCCACACGGGCTGACGTTGCGCCATTTTCCGCAGTCCTACGAGTTCTCGACCCTCGGTGGGTGGATCGCCACCAGATCGGGCGGCCATTACGCTACCCTCTACACCCATATTGATGATTTCGTTGAAAACCTGCGCACAGTGACGCCCTCTGGCACCCTAGAGTCGCGACGCCTGCCGGGCTCAGGCGCTGGTCCCAGTCCCGACCGTTTAATGATAGGCTCGGAAGGTATTCTTGGTGTCATCACTGAGGCCTGGATGCGCCTCCAGGATCGGCCCACTTTTCGTGCCGGCACCGCAGTGCAGTTCGACGATTTCCATAAGGCAGCAGAGGCGGTGCGCTCGATATCCCAGGCCGGGTTATTTCCCAGCAACTGCCGGCTGGTCGATGCCGACGAGGCGGCCATGAGCGGGGCTGGCGACGGCAGCGCGCATCTCGTGGTGTTGGGTTTCGAGTCCGCTGATCACCAAGTTGGACCATGGATGGAGTGTGCCCTCGAATGCGCGCGCGACCATGGCGGCAGGGTGCCAGAGGAGAGCGGAGATGAAGGCCACCGGTCGGGTGCCGCGGGGCGTTGGCGCAACGCGTTTATGCGGATGCCCTATTACCGCGAAGCGATCATATCCCGAGGTATTATCCAGGATACTTTCGAAACCTCAACCACCTGGGATCGCTTCGCCGAGTTCCATGCCAACGTCAAGTCTGCGGCGGAAGACGCCATCCGGCGCGTGACCGGCAATACGGGGCTGGTGACCTGCCGTTTCACCCACACCTATCCGGATGGACCGGCGCCTTATTTTACCTTTCACGCCTTGAGCGACGTGCGCGTGATGCTCGATCAGTGGCGCGAGATAAAGCAGGCGGCGTCGGAGGCCCTGATGGCCAATGGTGGTACCATCACCCATCACCACGCCGTTGGTCGAGATCACCGGCCTTGGTACGACCGCCAGAGACCCGATCTGTTCGCCGACGCTTTGGCAGCTGCCAAGCGGCAGCTCGATCCCCACGGCCTGCTGAATCCGGGCGTGCTGATCGATGCCGATCACTTGGACCGAAGGGCGAAGCGGGTGGAGTTGTGA